The following proteins are co-located in the Paenibacillus sp. FSL H8-0079 genome:
- a CDS encoding IS1182 family transposase: MYIQYTMDQLFLPMDLETDIPKNHLVRVVNNAINRLSDSIFNSAYPGGGRHSYHPKMLTKIIIYAYTQRIYSSRQIAKAVRENIMFMWIAGRQQPDFRTINRFRSERMKEVLETVFTHVLELLVQEQYVSLDHYFLDGTKLEANANRYTFVWKKAVVKHQAKLQEKVHTLFQAIEEAENEEDTLHTGTDLPELGEVSALTAEKLEQAVKQLEEKLSEKPKSKTLKKAVRQLCKDFLPRLQKYEHQIQTAGERGSYSKTDPDATFMRMKEDHMRNGQLKPGYNVQIGTENQFVLGYSVHQRPTDTKCLKPHLDHLEEQLGKRVKTVIADAGYGSEENYSYLEEKNIHGIVKYGTYHKEKTRAWKQALGKVDHWSYNETEDTWTCAAGQTLPFRYESQAVTESGYAIRTRHYRSADCSECPLKTKCTTAKGNREITVSLTYMRQKNEMRERLRSEEGYTLSVRRMTEPESVFGQIKNNRGFRRFLLRGLQKVSLEVGWLCLAHNLLKKATLTEKRKKDKAE; encoded by the coding sequence TTGTACATTCAATATACCATGGATCAACTTTTCTTGCCAATGGATTTGGAGACAGATATCCCCAAAAATCACCTCGTTCGTGTTGTGAATAACGCAATCAATCGCCTCAGCGATTCCATTTTTAACTCGGCGTATCCTGGCGGGGGTCGCCATAGCTATCATCCCAAAATGCTCACCAAAATCATCATCTACGCCTACACCCAGCGCATCTATTCTTCCCGGCAAATTGCCAAGGCGGTTCGCGAAAATATCATGTTCATGTGGATAGCCGGGCGGCAACAACCGGATTTCCGGACCATTAATCGCTTTCGTTCCGAGCGGATGAAAGAGGTCTTGGAAACTGTGTTTACCCATGTGCTGGAGCTGTTGGTTCAGGAGCAATACGTGTCCTTGGATCACTATTTTTTGGACGGAACCAAGCTTGAAGCGAATGCGAATCGCTACACCTTTGTGTGGAAAAAAGCCGTCGTCAAGCACCAGGCCAAGCTGCAAGAAAAAGTACATACCTTGTTTCAAGCCATCGAAGAAGCGGAAAACGAAGAAGATACCCTCCACACCGGAACCGACCTGCCTGAACTTGGCGAAGTCTCGGCTCTCACTGCGGAAAAACTGGAACAAGCCGTCAAGCAATTGGAGGAAAAGCTAAGCGAAAAACCGAAGAGCAAAACATTAAAAAAAGCGGTGCGACAGTTGTGCAAAGACTTCCTGCCCCGGTTGCAAAAGTATGAGCATCAGATCCAAACTGCTGGTGAGCGGGGCAGTTACAGCAAAACCGATCCAGATGCGACGTTCATGCGAATGAAAGAAGACCACATGCGAAATGGTCAACTAAAGCCTGGATACAATGTACAAATCGGAACGGAAAACCAGTTTGTATTGGGCTACAGTGTACACCAGCGGCCCACGGACACCAAATGTCTGAAACCGCACCTGGATCATCTGGAAGAGCAGCTTGGTAAAAGAGTGAAAACCGTCATTGCCGATGCCGGGTATGGAAGCGAAGAAAATTACAGCTATTTGGAAGAAAAAAACATCCACGGCATCGTCAAATACGGAACATACCATAAAGAGAAAACGAGGGCATGGAAGCAAGCGCTGGGCAAAGTGGACCACTGGAGCTACAACGAAACCGAAGATACATGGACCTGTGCGGCAGGGCAAACGTTACCATTCCGGTATGAAAGTCAGGCGGTCACGGAGAGTGGCTACGCGATTCGAACCCGCCATTATCGAAGTGCAGACTGTAGCGAATGTCCCCTGAAAACCAAATGCACAACAGCGAAAGGCAATCGGGAGATTACCGTCAGTCTTACCTATATGCGTCAAAAAAACGAGATGCGGGAACGGTTACGTAGTGAGGAAGGATATACCCTTTCAGTTCGGCGCATGACGGAGCCTGAGAGTGTGTTTGGACAAATTAAAAATAACCGGGGATTCCGAAGATTCCTGCTTCGCGGCTTGCAAAAAGTGAGCCTGGAGGTTGGGTGGCTTTGCCTTGCCCACAATCTACTCAAAAAAGCCACATTGACAGAAAAACGCAAAAAGGACAAAGCAGAATAA